Part of the Zingiber officinale cultivar Zhangliang chromosome 8A, Zo_v1.1, whole genome shotgun sequence genome, ccacaggctcgaagagcgaccccgagccgttcgtaggaggtttatatcgagccacggCTCGATGGAGGCCCCCAGTCGGTAGGAGGTTGATATCTGAGCAGGCTCAAGAGGCGAAACCCGAGCCgttcggtaggaggtttatatcccCACGGCTCGAAGCgaaaccccgagccgttcggccggaggtttatatccgagccacgggctcgatgaccCCCGGTAGGAGGTTGATATACTGAGCGAGGCTCGAGGCGAAACCCCGAGCCGCTCGGGGAGGTTGATATCTGAGCCATGTGCTCGAGCGAAGCCCCGAGTTGTTCGGTAGGGAGGTTGATATCTGAGCGGGCTCGATGGCGACCCCAGCCGAGCaaccgggaggattatatacgagccgggGCTCGATGGCGACCCCGAGCCGAGCAGGGAGGATTATATCGAGCCGTGCAGCTACGGGCTCGATGTGAAgaccccgagccgagcagccgggaggattatattcgAGCCGGGGCTCGATGGCGGACCCCGAGCCGAGCAGGAGGATTATATCTGAGCAGTAGTCACatggctcgatggcgaagaccccgagccgagcagaggattatatacgagcccgtggctgccacgggctcgatgatgaagacccgacggccgggaggattatatctgagccACAGCCAtgtgctcgatggcgaagacccccgagccgagcaccgggaggattatatacgagcccgtagctgctacgggctcgatggtgaagaccccgagccgagcagccaagggctcgatggcgaagacccccgagccgagcagccgggaggattatatacgagcccgtagctgctacgggctcgatggcgaagacccccgagccgagcagctgggaggattatatacgagccaagggctcaatggcgaagacccccgagccgatcggccgggaggattatattcaAGCGATCATCACCGGTTTCTGACCAGTTCAGCGGACCAGCACATCATATATCTATAtctcccgttcggggttgagcgaccTTCACTGGCCACGGACCAGATTCAtgatcatctatctcccccgttcggggtcgagtagtCGTTGCGGCCAGGTATCTATTCTTCCGAttgacatcattccggtcgcacgcgcggtatcgtccgcccgacatttatccgaccgatcgacatcattccggtcgcacgcgcggtatcgtccgcccgacatttatccgaccgatcgacatcattccggtcgcacgcgcggtatcgtccgcccgacatttatccgaccgatcgacatcattccggtcgcacgcgcggtatcgtccacCCAGCATTTATCCgatcgatcgacatcattcccgtcgcacgcgcggcatcgcccGCCCCGCATCTATCCGATCGATCGACATCATTCTGGTCGCACGTGCaatatcgtccgcccggcatttatccgaccgatcgacatcattccggtcgtacGCGCGGCATCgcccgcccggcatctatccgaTCGATCGACATCATTCAGATTGCCCGTTCAGCATCTTCGTTGTCTTGTGCCCAGCATCGTCTTCGCTCGTTGAGATGTTTTTGTCCATTCAGATCGCTCGTCATTGCTTGTCCATTCAGCCTGCTCGTTGTCCATCGTGTCGCTCGGTCTGCTACATTATCGACTCGGTTCGCTCGGCATTGCTGCCATCTCACGCGGTGCCACTACTATACTGACCATTTGTGTGACATTGTACATGGGGTTCAGCGATCTAATTTTGATATCGAGAGCGGTTCAGCCCTTTGCAATAgacttgtctagtcagtcggacttgcacctccttcgactagactcgagggggaggcttgtgatccggaggTAAATGAGGGCATGAGAAGTAAATAAAGAAGTGGTCAGGGGCATTTTGGTCATTGAGGATTGCTAGGGCTGAGGGGTTTTTTTGGAGAAGCGCCGTTCACAGGAGAGGCAGGAGGGGGGGCTCGCGTTTTTTGGACAGGGAGCTGGACCCGCCGCCAGCCAGGGAGAAGCTTGGGTTTGCCCCTCTCACGCCCTTCGTCGGCGACCGACGAAGTCGCCGgagctctcctcttcctctcctccacccCTTTCCTCCGGTCTCACGCCATCGACGCCGCCTAGGAGAGGGCGTTTTCACCGCTGCCAGGGAGAAATCGAGCACCGCCGTCGCGTACGGCGTCTAGCGCCGCCTCCTACTCCGGTGTCACCTCCTCCAGCAGCCGCCAGCGTCTCCATCCGCCACGGCCTCCTCCGGCGACTGCCACAGCCGCCTCCGGCAGCCACCGCTGCCTTCccccgcggccacagccgccgTCGGTAGCCATCGCTGCCTTTTCTCGCGGCTACAGCCGCCGCCAATAGCCGCAGCCTCCCCCTCTCGCATCTACTGCCGCTGTCTTTAGTGGATATCGTCACCTTCCAGATAGCCGCAGCTCGGTACTATTTGGGTTATTCCGGCCATTGCGCCGAGATCGGGTTCGGCCATCGAGCCGAGGTTGTTCCGGCCATTGAGTCGTTGGGTTTTACTCTGTGCATCTCTCTTATGATTACGATCTATCTgtgttatccggcctgcgtgccgcgtaTCGGCCTGCGAGCCGTTGTGTCACAGCCTACATGCCGCATTCCGGATCCAGGCTGCATCGGATTCCGTGCCGCCACCATTAGATTTGACTTCTCAGCGGGTTCACACCCATCTACTTGTCACGACCGCGACGACTTGATCAGCACCAcgaccagctcactcatccatccgagggcgcccccctgggccagggtacattctcgtactcggtatctgtttattttactactattctgttattatctggttactcatacatttgtgggattcgcctcgagcaccgaggtaccagagaccgggggaacccggtcgctggatacaggtacagttgaccggaggaggacttcaaacgacttggtcaacgcagcggacagatcatcaaccgggtcatggggatgcggtcaaccttccagacacgtcacaccggcaggttcgttttctcagcttccagacaggaacaTATATGTTATGTGTTATGTAGTTTTTATtctgttttgtatttatattttgtttatgTTATGAAACTGTTGTGTATTtgttttatgattttatttttgttgtattgCACCTAATTTTAGTTTGAATATAACTAAATTTAGATTCGAATAATTCGAATCGAACTCGAACTTAAGGCATTTCTAGTTAAAAGTTCGATTATGCTCGAATTAATATTCGAATAATTCGAATCAAATTCGAGCTCGAATCCTATTTCGAATTGAATTCGAGATAAAGTTATTAGTATTTTCGAGCTCCGAATCGAATTCGAACATCATATATATATTTCGAATtcgaatattaatatttttacatTATTTGACTCGATTCGGCTCGTTTGCACCCCTAGTCACGATGGGAGAGAGtatgatgaaagaaaaaatatgatgagagagagtgtgatgggatataaagaagagaaagtatcataaaagaaaaataaggacAGAGTgtatgatggaagagattgaagagagaaaaagtgtgatgagggaaaataaggaaatatagtgtgatgggagagaaagcaTGTGGCAAAAAGGTGAATAAGCCAGCCCGACCGAGGaccaacacggagaaggtaaatcatgatGACTGAGAAAGCAAGTAGCAGGTGGGGTGAGTTTACACGGGTTGTAGGGATTTACACCCTGTTAGCCCTGAAATTCGACCTTAAGATCTCATGTGGCAATCAACCTGCCACTTACCAACTCAGCTAAGCCCGTGGGGGCAATGGAAGAGAAAGCATGGTGGTGAAAGGCGAATACACTCGCCCCCAACACTCTCGCCAACCCGTCCTAGGGCCAACACGGAAGaagtaaatcacgggcgactactagcctttagaatagtgactagcacataagggataCATTAACCTtggctttaccgagattcgaacctcagacctcatggtagcaccacctcatgtgctagccactagaccgtcccgagaggagagaaagtatgtttAGAGAGAAcgaggagagaaaaagtgtgataaaagagaaagtgtgatgtgagaggttgaagagagagaaagtataatgagaaaaatgagTAGAGAGAGCGTATTGTGGGAGAGATtaaaaagagagaaagtgtgatgatagactaaggagagagaaagtatgataaaagaGAATAAGGAAAGAATGATATGAAAGaaatattaaacaaatatattaagggtattttgTCCAAAATTTTATACTTATTCTCATTCTCGTCACAACTCAAGGGAAGAGGTGGTAGATTTCATCAATACAtaagtttttaaatttcattcaaaaattttaatttcattttcatcaACTAAacataatatttgaaaataaattcaTTTTATTATCCCTAAACCGCTAAAATAAACACCACctaaaatatcatttaattttgaaaaaagagaaaaaaaataaaagaaataaaaatgtaaaGATATAATACAATAAAAAGttagatatctaaatttaataaaataattagtatgatctaatttttaaattttgaataggAAATATAAAATGGATGAAGATAACAATTACTATAACTTATAGTTAATTTTTACCGTCTactataattaaatagtatttATTTAAAATACAGTGGACACTATGTActctttatttattttacttattaaaattttatttttaatgaatTATCATTCTCTAATAAATAAAATCAGTACATGATAATATAGTATTATAGAAATTAACAATCATCTGTTCAAATTCACAGTAAATGTGATTATTTCATCTCACACTTTCACAGTGTTGTTAAGCCGTCTCCTTTAAGAGAGGTAAATTAACAGATCGACTGTCAAGTGCAAACGTCCATAAAATTTGATTCCTGCAATTATTCAGAGTCAcgtcaaatatgaaaatatttttaaatgacgTCCTTTTTCGGACTGCTGTTTATAGAAGGGTGAAATAAAGATTTCCATAATTATTTGTGCGGTTTGGTTAAACTATTAATTGCGAAGCCCAAAAGGGTATTAAAGTTAAGCATTGAGCTCCCGTCCTGTTGCATCGCTTTCGCCGCTGAGGCCTTCAGCTCGCCGGCCTTCCCCCTCATCGTCTTTCCTTCCTCGCTCTTCAGCACTGTCTCCAGCACCCTCACCGCCCCTTCCTCCGTCATCGACCCTTCTTCGAACCCCACCCCGATACCCCATACTGCCGCGACGGTCCTTCCGTTCAGCCTCTGGTCGCCGAAGAACGGCCGGCAGACCATCGGCACGCCGGATACCGCCGCCTCCAGCACCGAGTTCCACCCGCAGTGGGTCACGAAGACCCCCACCGCCGGGTGCCGCAGCACGTCCTGCTGCGGCGCCCACCCCACCACGAGGCCCCTCTCCCTTGTCCGGTCCAAGAACCCCCGCGGCAACAGCTCCCTCGCGCGCTCCCTCAGCGACCAGAGGAACGCGGCGCCGCTGGCCTCCAGCCCTTGCGCCAGATTCGCAAGCTCCTCCGGCGACGGGGTTACGACTGAGCCGAAGCTGACGTAGGCCACGCTGGCGGTGGCGTGGCCGTCGAGCCACGGGAGGCAGCCGTGCGCATCAGGAGCGGGGCGTGAAGCCGGAGACGGAGCGAGGAGGTGCAAGGGGCCGAGATGCAGGGGGTTTGGGAAACAGAGCTCCATCTCCGCATCGATGGCCGGGTCGAAGCCGCGGACGGTGTTGAAGAGGACGGCGGCGGCCTTGTGGATGTTTTGGCCTATTCGGTGAAGGAGGCGCGAGAAGAGGGAGTCGATctcgccggagacgatgccctcgGGGAGGTCGCGGATTCGATGCGCCGATAAAGCAGGGACGAAGCTGAGCAACTCGTCGTGCCGAGCGATGACTACATTTAATTACTCGAGATTTAATCAATGGACGAGCCGCATAAGACGACACTATCACACTAAGGCGCTCCATGAACGTAATCTACCTTGATCGCCGACGCCGATGGTGTCGCGGATCAGATCGGTCCGGAGATGCGCGAACAGAGACGCGGGCCCGCCGGTCCACAGGGCGATCCAAGGCGCCCCCACCTCCGCCGCCTCATCTCCGGCCATCCATATGAACGCGTCGCTCACCACGCAGGTCGCCACCGCACCTCTCGCCTTCTCCACCGCCGCGTCCATCGCCGCCCGCAGGCTCTTCGGCAAGGCCGAAAGGAACAGCGAGATCCTCTCCTGCTCGCTCGCCGGAGGATCCGCCGCCTCCGGCAGCCCATCGTCGATGGGGACGAGGGAGAGGCTGACGGGGGCCGGGGGGAGGGACGCGAGCGACCGCTGGGTGCTGATGAGGGACAGCGAGACGGCAGGCGCGGCATCGGCGATGGCGCAGGCGAGGGCGAACAGCGGGGCGGCGTGGGTGCCGAAGGGAAAGGCGACGAGCACCACGTGCCGAGAGGTGCAGGAGCGAGTGCTGACGTAGTCCATGGCGAACTGGCGATGGTGGGTGCAGTTGGAAATCGGCGAGCAGTGTGTGACGAACAAAACAGCGGATATCGATAAAGTATATATACAGACACGCATACAAATTTCCACCACCGCCTCGTCGGATGGCGTGGTTCCTCGTGTTACCTAATGTCTAACAGCTAATCGTGTGAAGATTGCGCGTCCACGTAGCAGTGTGCCAGTGTCGAAGTACTTAAAACATCTCATTTATTATCatatttaaaagtaaaaaattttatatattttttattataaaaaaatttcctaaCAACTCTTTCGTATAAATCCCAcactaatttttttaatatattattttttattttttttaaaaaaaattaaaaatatattattaaaaaaaaattaacgaaGGACCGGCTCCGTATTAAAACCATGGAGCTCCCTTAGGCtctgtttacttgggagagtgaaaagtaaaattaaggaaaagtttttacggtggaaaagtttccgtcgttgacttcattaaaattttccgaaGGAAAAGTAACGTAATCATCAGCGGATAATTTTGAagccaaaatcgatcacctcaaaatcggacggaaagcaaCGGATGGAAAAAAATGACGCATATACCCTTTTTGTATTCACAAAATtacattatatataaaaaaatgacacatgtagcctttttaactcacaaaattatactatgtaccaaaaaaatgacgcatgcactcttttttatttacaaaattacatcacAAGTATTCACTttcctctatcaaggtaaacaagtgtgcaaagaaaataatttctttaccctttcttttctcttcctccaaagataattttctatcgttgattcctttcttttcctcatccacactctagAGTAAACATCGCATTATGATTTCCATTATGGAAGCCCTCGGTACGCGTTAGGCGCTACCAAGGTCTAGGGCAttcatttctttttgtttttttgtttttttgtttttttttgtttttgttttttttttatagagcGTTAGCCGTTTCGATCACGATCAATCAGATGACACAGCTTCACACCTAACTGCCCATGCTATTGCCTATTGGCATTTACTTAGAGCATCCAAAGCAAGATTTGTAAagaggttttaaaaataatttaaaaaaatgaattatTATAGGCATGACATTTAAGATTTTTAGttccaaatttttaatttgatttttttttagaaattaacgATATGAGTGGAgttaataattattaataaagtttatagagagggtttttttttattacaaaGAAAGTAATATATTTTTGTCTATGATGTAGcatattaaaaattagaaaaaaaatcatttagaGTTTTGACaatttcaaaagattttaaatacttaAATAGGTTTAGATAATATTTGAATCACCACTAAGGATAGTCCAGCTGATAACCATttgataaatttataatataataatatttgaaTCACCACGAGACATAAGCAAATTTGTGATAATATGTGTATCACGTCAAGAGTTGTCATGCTTACTATAAATTTATTAGATAGGCAAAATATAATGTGAGATCGTCTATTTTAGGATTAATCTGATTATAAGATATGGATATCCggtataaaaattaatatttgaattattaACCTAAATTTTATAATATCCAAATATCGTATTCTTCCAATATCTCTCCTTTTTTTATCTATAAATTCATTAGCCAATTTCATTTGAAATTGattgatgaacctaaagaattCGTCAAATGGTAGAAGATCCCTCCTCCCACATGTCAATATCCGGTGGCATATACAACTATGATGTTGGGATGCAACCAAATTAAAGTCTCGTATTGGAaagatatgaaaaaaattatGAGTTTAGAAGAATATATGATATTTTCATTGACATCGAACCTTTTGGGCAAAGCCCAAGAACAAAGCCATAAGAGCTTAtatccaaagtgaacaatattatGTTGTTATAGAGACATGTGAATATCCTTTGGGCATAACAAATATTATTAGAGTTATGGTCCAGACCAAATGCTATGTGGGGTAACCTTCAATGAAGTTACGGGAGGCCTAGAAAAGGTCAAGATGATCATATACTTATAGAGAGACTCAGAGCAAGTTAAAGTGACCGGATGATACTTACGGGGAAGACCCAaaacaggtcaagagtgaccggatccggatgctcgcagggagaCCCAGAGTAGGTCAAAGTGGCCAGATGCTTACGGGGaaggcccggagcaggtcaagaTGATCGGATGCATGCAAGGAGGCCCGAAGTAGGTTAGGATGACATGATGCTCATGGGGAAGGCTCAAAGCAAGTCAAAAGTGATCGGATGCTCGCGAGGAAGCCCGGAGCAGGTGTGACAGGATGCTTACGAGGATACCCGAACTATGAGAGTAATTGTGATCCTTCGTTTTGAGGGGAGAATTGTTAGGATACAATCAAGGTTCTATGTTAGAAAGATATGAAAAATATTATGGATTtaaaaaggatgtaagatatttTTATTATCATGAGACCTTTTGTGTAGAACCTAAGAGCAAAGTCacgagggcttaggcctaaagtgtaTAATCTCATGTTATTATGGAGATATATGAATATTATTCAAGTACAATGCACTCTAAATCAAAAtcaatatatttttgaaaacctCTTTATTTAATGTATTTATACCCTCTTATTTATGTTTAATAGCATAAATTTATGACAAAAGGTGATACGTGTGCTAGTACGATTGTGTCAAATGTTGGATCGACTGAAGTAAAATTTgtcaccctaaaccctaaaggaGGGCGTAAATGGCCTGCTACGAAATGTTGGAGCTCTAAGACCTCGAGCAATATTAGAGAGCAAAATCTTTGTGATAATGTTTGGGTACACACTTGGTTCACCACGACTAACCAGTCCTACGTTTTCTATGTGGTCTTCTCTGTAGGGGATCAGtgatcggctagaaggggggttagaTAGTTAGGTCACCTCCAAGTTcgttttcttctctacaaaagattagtgcgtAGCTGAAAtacgaaaactaaaacaaagaatgCAAACAAgagagaatacaaacgctaacgcGATTcctttatgtggttcggagattgcttgctcctactccacgacataTCCTTGAGGTTGATGaccccttgatccttcggtggatcagtcctcgacaatctccggctagatcttactccttctcggtggaatacaacctctcacaaagctctcttcctcttacaagatggaacTTAGGTTTGGAAAGGAAGAgtggacttggaagctttggacaataacaaaggagtgattcaacaatgATGAGTAATCTCCTTTATGCCCCAAAGCTCCTCTTTTATAAGTGaagagagttgatcaacaaatcaactcaactcgacaccagtcgactgatccatgcatcagtcgactggtgtgaccGTTGGACACAGTAAATGACACTCCGCATAATTCACGATCTTGTCATCGGTTATGTACCAGTCGACAGGTcttgagaccagtcgactgacctGTCGATTGATTCCCGTAGCTGACAAgcatagaagcattctgtgctcttCGTGAATTTGAACTAATCGACTGATACCTTCcattcactcacactcatcctttgcagagtcgcctttgaagccctcttcctcggcgttcgtccctcagatgcacccgagtccgcgactcctctccgtgccatccttcacgttgccttgaagtccgcttcctttGGTTTCACTCTGTTGCTCTTCGTCCACAgtctctcggatgcaccatcctttaCCGATCTCATAGACCTGAGCTATAGGATGAGCTTCCTAAGTTTAGCCGCACCAAACTTCTCATGTgtatttcaccaagtcctgcaagactcacacatatcaaatacatatgaaagcctaatttaaactctttgacacacacatcaaaaccatgatcataccgatcaaacttgggtcgattacaccaacaatctgccccttttttatgtgtggcaatatgtttatgTTAGGCACAAATAATAACTTTGAAGATTACAAAcaatatgtaaatatgaagcataaaaccaagCTCCCCCtaaacatatgctctcaaccttaattttctaAGTTTTGCACACAAGTATGGAAATAAAGCtttataacttaaatctatcCATTTCTCCCCcgttgacaccatcaaaaagaaATGTACCAAACAATCATACATTTTATGGAATCAAGTTTGACAAATTTGATTTCAGAAAACAATAGTATGCTGGAAAGCtggtagcagtcgactagtacattTTGAAACCAAATTTCAACCTTCTGTAGCCAACTTCAGAAAAGcataaaaatttttagaaaattttaaaaattatgaaatttggacaacatatttttttgaaatgtcttttaactaggaaaaatatgttttcatgaaaagtcaaagtatttttgaaattttgaccaaatctcaaaaatcataaaaaaatatgcaagtttgtatcaaattaaaccctagttttaaattcatatgtttcaaaataactattcACTATAAAtgaaacatagaattattttcaaaatatttgaaatatctaactatgatctatgggcaagatgtccattaactAAACATTTACTTTtcccatagttggtctatgattacttaaaaatttgatacattttataacttatcaaaatgccataagcatcagtgaattattagtatcatcctatcatctcacatttataTTTAGAGAATAATGTAAGTTATTGTGAgatgagataaaggtaacctctacttaggcCTCTTTATCATAAATTTCTattaaggctaagtgctcccccttaaggtctcaagtcaaccacaacaaattggaattatgatttcaatggttgacttgacttaaaatcctctaacccttgagaattgattttggtacccaatagagATTTTTCTTGATTGAGTTTACCAAATACTCCTTAGGAATCCATTTCCTATGTATGGTCTTTGTCTTGAGTTGCCCCTAGCAATTAGATAACGATAGACTTTTTCATTGTTGGATTCCTTATACCCTAAACTCTTTTTGTTGAAACTTGTCTTTTGGCTTCCAAttatcatgtttagggttttggatccaatttcaaattttctaagggtatTGTTAAGGTATTATatcttttttcttaaaactttattttcttcttctaaacatgaatcatttgaatttgtaGGAGAAGCACGCATGTCATTgtccttagaacacatggattctaatttttcttcaaagcaaataatatcatttttcaaggacttatttttcctttttgccttgaacaaatcttcatttgtacttgtaataatcttaattaaacatgaggaggaagattatatacctcacttaccgagacgtctgaatccgatgtttgacctcccccttcacttgagctcccttcttcatcttcacttgagctccttccttcttcttgttcggatgaggtggaggctatatcGTCAATTCCCATCAAAGCAAAATGGgacacatggtgctcttctttatccgatgacgatggatcatcccatgttgtttttaggtttttgaccttcttccccttttcttttgacttcctcttcgcttccttct contains:
- the LOC122011287 gene encoding anthocyanidin 3-O-glucosyltransferase 7-like, which gives rise to MDYVSTRSCTSRHVVLVAFPFGTHAAPLFALACAIADAAPAVSLSLISTQRSLASLPPAPVSLSLVPIDDGLPEAADPPASEQERISLFLSALPKSLRAAMDAAVEKARGAVATCVVSDAFIWMAGDEAAEVGAPWIALWTGGPASLFAHLRTDLIRDTIGVGDQVIARHDELLSFVPALSAHRIRDLPEGIVSGEIDSLFSRLLHRIGQNIHKAAAVLFNTVRGFDPAIDAEMELCFPNPLHLGPLHLLAPSPASRPAPDAHGCLPWLDGHATASVAYVSFGSVVTPSPEELANLAQGLEASGAAFLWSLRERARELLPRGFLDRTRERGLVVGWAPQQDVLRHPAVGVFVTHCGWNSVLEAAVSGVPMVCRPFFGDQRLNGRTVAAVWGIGVGFEEGSMTEEGAVRVLETVLKSEEGKTMRGKAGELKASAAKAMQQDGSSMLNFNTLLGFAINSLTKPHK